In one window of Niallia sp. Man26 DNA:
- a CDS encoding SpoIIE family protein phosphatase has translation MKQINRLSGSKWTGVLLAAYVVMELFIFLKLSYKLKTGMDIHLFEEYQTLSFFLHLPLGLFIVCLFWKERKETIRKKELIFDLEKVTLRHFTLFNNNLYLAIIVNNEGTITEVNERVTDVLGDKLIGSHFKDLLFHKETSKSLENFEDVLEGKMVDSTDIIRDKHENPVYIEYKSIPLIMQGRIDGVCVIAKDITEKKKLEEEMNKDLELATILQQSVLCKPLITEEVQIEGQYIPAHNIGGDMYVWYRINEHQYGVLIMDVMGHGVSAALVSMSIRALLEGLIVRVKEPVLVIETLNAHMHKLFNDHTSSLQFFTALYAVADTKEMNLTYINAGHPPGLLVQSDHAELLKSNCVPLGILEEIKPTAETVPLKDSSQLLLFTDGLLENIDGTAMYHAVNKLKESVLANSQLDTKGLLEILLHDGEISKQDDISFVKMAISKFRHI, from the coding sequence ATGAAGCAGATAAATAGATTATCGGGAAGTAAATGGACAGGTGTCCTACTGGCTGCATACGTAGTAATGGAGCTGTTTATCTTCCTTAAACTTTCTTACAAGCTGAAAACAGGCATGGATATTCATCTTTTTGAAGAATATCAAACATTAAGTTTCTTCTTGCATCTTCCATTAGGTTTATTTATCGTTTGTCTGTTTTGGAAAGAAAGGAAAGAAACAATACGAAAAAAAGAACTTATATTCGACTTAGAAAAAGTAACACTTAGGCATTTTACCTTATTTAATAATAATCTCTATCTGGCAATTATCGTCAATAACGAAGGCACAATAACAGAAGTTAACGAACGAGTAACTGACGTGCTAGGAGATAAGTTGATTGGGTCTCATTTCAAAGATCTGCTTTTTCATAAAGAAACCTCCAAATCACTTGAAAATTTCGAGGATGTACTAGAAGGGAAAATGGTGGACAGTACAGACATCATACGAGATAAGCATGAAAACCCAGTTTATATAGAATATAAAAGCATTCCGTTAATTATGCAAGGAAGAATAGATGGTGTCTGTGTTATCGCAAAGGATATAACAGAAAAGAAAAAACTAGAAGAGGAAATGAACAAAGATCTTGAACTCGCGACCATTCTGCAGCAAAGTGTACTCTGCAAGCCGCTAATTACGGAGGAGGTTCAGATAGAAGGGCAGTATATTCCAGCACATAATATCGGAGGAGATATGTATGTCTGGTATAGGATTAATGAGCATCAATACGGAGTGTTAATTATGGATGTAATGGGACATGGTGTTTCAGCTGCCCTTGTTTCCATGAGTATACGGGCACTGTTAGAAGGATTGATTGTCAGGGTAAAAGAACCTGTTCTTGTCATAGAGACACTAAACGCTCATATGCATAAATTGTTTAATGATCATACCAGCTCCTTACAGTTTTTCACTGCACTATATGCAGTTGCAGATACGAAAGAAATGAACTTAACATATATTAACGCCGGCCATCCTCCAGGGCTATTGGTACAGTCTGATCATGCAGAGCTTCTTAAATCCAATTGTGTTCCTTTAGGAATACTTGAAGAAATCAAGCCAACCGCTGAAACAGTACCTTTAAAAGATTCTTCGCAGTTACTTCTATTTACAGATGGACTATTAGAAAATATTGACGGTACAGCGATGTACCATGCTGTTAATAAATTGAAGGAATCTGTACTCGCTAATTCACAACTAGATACAAAAGGGCTATTGGAGATATTGCTTCATGATGGGGAAATAAGTAAACAAGATGATATTTCGTTTGTTAAGATGGCAATCAGCAAGTTCCGACATATATAA
- a CDS encoding STAS domain-containing protein — protein MKVIKKAHIHILEMNEDITIKNSEHFRLMMGKFLHESTASLILDLNHVSYLNSSGLGVIADGAMKARKNGKELVVSGITPPLDEIFEIVKFNTFMELFPTLEQAEQYFEQKKTL, from the coding sequence ATGAAAGTCATAAAAAAAGCTCATATCCACATCCTTGAAATGAACGAAGATATTACGATTAAGAACAGCGAACACTTCCGACTAATGATGGGGAAGTTTCTGCATGAATCGACTGCCTCTTTAATACTTGATTTAAATCATGTTTCCTATTTGAACAGCTCAGGACTCGGTGTAATCGCTGATGGAGCTATGAAAGCAAGAAAAAATGGAAAGGAGCTTGTTGTTTCAGGAATTACGCCACCATTGGATGAGATATTCGAAATCGTTAAATTCAACACTTTTATGGAGCTATTTCCTACATTGGAACAGGCTGAACAATATTTTGAACAAAAGAAGACGCTTTAA